A window from Luteibacter flocculans encodes these proteins:
- a CDS encoding ligase-associated DNA damage response exonuclease: protein MDSDLLLPRPEGLYCPAGDFFIDPMQPVARAVVTHAHGDHARSGSGLYHVAAAGEGLMRERLGAASVVHAHAWREAFALGDTRVSFHPSGHILGAAQIRIEGCGKVAVVSGDYKRDPDPTCTPFEPVPCDVFVTESTFGLPIYRWPSMRQVVDEILGWVDECAARGVAAVLFCYALGKAQRLLAELATRSERTVHLHGAMLRLVALYREAGVPMLPTVPVSESARGKDFAGELVMAPPSAAGSPWMRRFGKASTGFASGWMQVRGARRRRGYDRGFVVSDHADWPGLLRSVADCGAKRIYVTHGDGEALIRHLRENGHEAFPLRSLGGQMPDLRSSEEGD, encoded by the coding sequence ATGGATAGCGACCTGCTGCTGCCGCGCCCGGAAGGCCTGTACTGCCCCGCTGGCGACTTCTTCATCGATCCCATGCAGCCTGTGGCGCGCGCGGTGGTGACGCACGCGCATGGCGACCATGCGCGTTCGGGTAGCGGGCTCTATCACGTGGCGGCCGCCGGGGAAGGCTTGATGCGCGAACGGTTGGGCGCGGCATCCGTCGTGCACGCCCATGCCTGGCGCGAAGCGTTCGCTCTGGGTGATACGCGCGTGTCGTTCCATCCGTCGGGGCATATTCTCGGCGCGGCGCAGATCCGCATCGAAGGCTGCGGCAAGGTGGCCGTGGTATCCGGCGACTACAAGCGCGATCCGGACCCGACCTGCACGCCGTTCGAACCCGTGCCGTGCGATGTCTTCGTCACCGAGTCCACCTTCGGCCTGCCCATCTACCGCTGGCCGTCGATGCGCCAGGTGGTCGACGAAATTCTTGGCTGGGTCGACGAATGCGCCGCGCGCGGAGTCGCTGCCGTGCTGTTCTGCTACGCGCTCGGTAAGGCGCAGCGTCTGCTGGCCGAACTTGCGACCCGCAGCGAGCGCACGGTCCATCTGCATGGCGCGATGCTGCGGCTCGTCGCGCTGTATCGCGAGGCCGGTGTACCCATGTTGCCGACGGTGCCGGTGAGCGAGTCCGCGCGCGGCAAGGACTTTGCCGGCGAACTGGTGATGGCGCCACCGTCGGCGGCGGGTTCGCCGTGGATGCGCCGCTTCGGCAAGGCCTCCACGGGCTTCGCGTCGGGGTGGATGCAGGTGCGCGGCGCCCGACGTCGGCGTGGCTACGACCGCGGCTTCGTCGTTTCCGATCACGCCGACTGGCCGGGTCTTTTGCGCAGCGTGGCGGACTGCGGCGCCAAACGCATCTATGTCACCCATGGCGACGGTGAGGCACTGATCCGCCACCTGCGCGAGAACGGTCACGAAGCGTTCCCCCTGCGTTCGCTGGGAGGCCAGATGCCTGACCTTCGCAGCAGCGAGGAAGGTGATTGA
- a CDS encoding copper homeostasis protein CutC — MALLEIAANSVASAFAAQEGGAARVELCASLEEGGITPSHGTIALAREGLRIPLYILVRPRAGDFLYENAEIEVMLDDIAHCRELGCDGVVIGALTAEGEVDVEACTLFLRAAGDMGVTFHRAFDLVPDRQAALETLIELGFERVLTSGGMPSAVAGASTLARLVAQAGGRIVVMPGAGIEPGNVASLRQATRAREFHASAKRRLPSAMRRTPGDALGMGAGEMRTDVDTVRALVAALG; from the coding sequence ATGGCGCTGTTGGAAATCGCGGCGAATTCGGTTGCCTCGGCGTTTGCCGCCCAGGAAGGCGGGGCAGCGCGGGTGGAGCTTTGCGCCAGTCTCGAAGAAGGCGGTATCACGCCGTCGCACGGCACGATCGCGCTCGCGCGAGAAGGCTTGCGCATACCGCTGTACATACTCGTGCGACCGCGGGCGGGCGACTTTCTCTACGAGAACGCCGAGATCGAGGTCATGCTCGACGACATCGCGCATTGTCGTGAACTCGGCTGCGACGGTGTGGTGATCGGCGCGCTCACGGCCGAGGGCGAGGTGGACGTGGAAGCCTGTACGCTGTTTCTTCGCGCCGCAGGCGACATGGGCGTGACCTTCCATCGTGCGTTCGATCTCGTGCCGGACCGGCAGGCAGCATTGGAAACGCTGATCGAACTCGGCTTCGAGCGGGTGCTCACCTCCGGCGGCATGCCGAGCGCTGTCGCCGGTGCGTCAACGCTTGCACGACTGGTCGCCCAGGCCGGCGGTCGCATCGTCGTGATGCCCGGGGCCGGCATCGAACCGGGCAACGTGGCGTCGTTGCGTCAGGCGACGCGTGCGCGCGAATTCCATGCGTCGGCAAAACGGCGTCTGCCATCTGCCATGCGGCGTACGCCCGGCGATGCGCTCGGCATGGGTGCAGGCGAAATGCGTACCGACGTCGACACGGTACGCGCGCTGGTCGCTGCGTTGGGTTGA
- a CDS encoding PilW family protein: MISRGMSLIELLVGLAVASLIAAGAATALSIAGMAAARHSVARRQNDAAWLALAAIARDLRVAEVWTGCQGNSDCAARPAHPAASALVVSREGFANGESAWRVEWMADGDLWRCEKEQCDKYLPGVATAWFYADVLDIDCTMHRKTLTDRIRGDPLAIEIVLWMRDRRRYMRTVARPAAVMQRLRERCLHAP, encoded by the coding sequence TGATCGAACTGCTGGTCGGGCTGGCGGTAGCCAGTCTTATTGCGGCGGGCGCCGCGACGGCGCTATCGATCGCGGGCATGGCCGCCGCGCGGCACAGTGTGGCGCGGCGGCAGAACGATGCCGCATGGCTTGCATTGGCGGCCATCGCACGCGACCTGCGAGTTGCCGAGGTATGGACGGGCTGCCAGGGAAACAGCGATTGCGCGGCGCGCCCTGCGCACCCAGCGGCGTCTGCGCTGGTGGTGAGTAGAGAGGGGTTCGCTAACGGGGAGAGTGCATGGCGCGTCGAATGGATGGCCGATGGCGACCTCTGGCGCTGCGAGAAAGAGCAGTGCGACAAATATCTGCCGGGTGTCGCCACGGCATGGTTCTACGCCGACGTGCTCGATATCGACTGCACCATGCACCGCAAGACGCTGACCGATCGCATCCGGGGCGACCCCCTCGCGATCGAGATCGTTCTTTGGATGCGCGACCGCCGCCGCTACATGCGCACCGTGGCGCGGCCGGCTGCGGTGATGCAACGTCTGCGGGAGCGCTGCCTCCATGCGCCGTGA
- a CDS encoding ABC transporter transmembrane domain-containing protein, translated as MSEERREKSRRIGALRNLWPFLKPHKRLAIGWLVFLGISSSASLLLPVAVRHIIDNGFLASNVATINGTFLGLFGVAVVLALATAARYYCIALLGERSLASLRTSLYEHVIQLDVGFYESTRVGELTSRLGTDTEVVQTLVGSGISVALRSAVMLLGAAAAMAWTSPRLAGLTALVIPAVMLPILIFGRRVQKLSRHSQDRIADAAAVANETLNAAQAVKAYAREPIESRRYASAIALALATARRRIGMRSLLTAAVIVLIFGAITLVLWAGARDVIAGDLAPGVLSQFVLYAIFAAGSVAGLSEVWGDVLRAAGAMERIGELFAERAVIRTPDAPEVLPRPVTGSLRFEHVEFRYPSRPDVAALSDFDLDIAAGETVALVGPSGAGKSTVFSLLLRFHDPLSGAIRFDGVDLRALALPELRGAIALVPQETVIFGGSAADNIRFGRADASDEEVREASRLAEADGFISALPEGYGAALGERGVRLSGGQKQRIAIARAILRDAPLLLLDEATSALDAQSEAAIQQALERLEKGRTTLVIAHRLATVQRADRIVVMDGGRIVAQGTHESLLAEGGLYAELARLQFVA; from the coding sequence ATGAGCGAAGAACGCAGGGAGAAGTCGCGCCGCATCGGCGCGCTGCGCAACCTCTGGCCTTTCCTGAAGCCGCACAAGCGTCTGGCTATCGGTTGGCTGGTGTTCCTCGGCATCTCGTCCAGCGCGTCGCTGCTCCTGCCCGTGGCAGTACGGCACATCATCGACAACGGTTTCCTGGCCTCCAACGTCGCCACGATCAACGGCACGTTCCTTGGCCTGTTCGGCGTCGCGGTGGTGCTCGCCCTCGCCACGGCGGCTCGCTACTACTGCATCGCCCTGCTCGGCGAACGGTCCCTGGCGTCGCTGCGCACGTCGCTCTACGAGCACGTGATTCAACTGGACGTCGGCTTCTACGAAAGCACGCGCGTCGGCGAACTGACCTCGCGTCTCGGCACAGATACCGAGGTGGTCCAGACGCTCGTAGGATCGGGTATCTCCGTGGCCTTGCGCAGCGCTGTGATGCTGCTGGGCGCCGCCGCCGCGATGGCCTGGACCAGCCCTCGCCTCGCCGGCCTCACCGCGCTCGTGATTCCCGCCGTGATGCTGCCGATCCTCATCTTCGGCCGGCGCGTGCAGAAGCTCTCGCGACACAGCCAGGACCGCATCGCCGATGCCGCCGCCGTCGCGAATGAAACGTTGAACGCCGCGCAGGCCGTGAAAGCGTATGCGCGCGAGCCGATCGAAAGCCGCCGTTATGCGAGCGCGATCGCCCTCGCCCTTGCCACGGCGCGTCGCCGCATCGGCATGCGTTCGTTGCTGACAGCCGCCGTCATCGTGTTGATCTTCGGTGCGATCACGCTGGTGCTCTGGGCGGGTGCGCGTGACGTCATCGCGGGCGACCTCGCCCCCGGCGTACTCAGCCAGTTCGTGCTCTACGCCATTTTCGCGGCCGGTTCGGTCGCCGGCCTCTCGGAAGTCTGGGGCGACGTGCTACGCGCCGCGGGCGCCATGGAACGCATCGGCGAACTCTTCGCGGAGCGCGCCGTCATTCGCACGCCGGATGCCCCCGAGGTGCTGCCGCGCCCGGTGACGGGCTCGCTGCGCTTCGAGCACGTGGAGTTCCGCTATCCGTCGCGGCCGGACGTCGCCGCGCTGTCCGACTTCGACCTCGACATTGCCGCGGGAGAAACCGTGGCGCTGGTCGGTCCGTCGGGCGCGGGCAAGAGCACCGTCTTCAGCCTGCTGCTGCGTTTCCATGATCCGCTGTCGGGCGCCATCCGCTTCGATGGCGTGGACCTGCGCGCGCTTGCCCTGCCCGAGCTGCGCGGCGCCATCGCCCTGGTGCCGCAGGAAACCGTGATCTTCGGTGGCAGCGCCGCCGACAACATTCGCTTCGGCCGCGCCGATGCCAGCGACGAGGAGGTCCGCGAGGCGTCACGCCTGGCGGAAGCGGACGGCTTTATTTCCGCGCTGCCCGAAGGCTACGGCGCTGCGCTCGGCGAGCGCGGCGTCCGTCTGTCAGGCGGACAGAAGCAACGCATCGCCATCGCGCGCGCGATCCTGCGCGACGCCCCGCTGCTGCTGCTCGACGAGGCGACGTCGGCGCTCGACGCGCAGTCCGAAGCGGCCATCCAGCAGGCGCTCGAACGCCTGGAGAAGGGTCGCACCACCCTGGTCATCGCGCATCGTCTCGCAACGGTGCAGCGCGCCGACCGCATCGTGGTGATGGACGGCGGACGCATCGTTGCCCAGGGCACCCACGAGAGCCTGCTGGCGGAAGGCGGCCTCTACGCGGAACTGGCCCGCCTCCAGTTCGTGGCGTGA
- a CDS encoding IMPACT family protein, translated as MTARLDTLAAPWRHEEDIKKSRFLAQAAPIGSPDEALAWFSAVSDVSATHNCWAYRIGDAYRFNDDGEPGGTAGRPILQAIDGQGYDRVAVVVTRWYGGIKLGAGGLVRAYGGAAAECLRLAPRLPIVATGHLVMHCEFADLAIVTARLRDMGATVEREIFTADGAELDVSAPLDDLDAIAARVIDLSRGKIRPRRP; from the coding sequence TTGACCGCGCGCCTGGACACCCTCGCTGCGCCGTGGCGGCACGAGGAAGACATCAAGAAGAGTCGTTTCCTCGCCCAAGCGGCGCCGATCGGCTCGCCGGACGAGGCGCTGGCCTGGTTCAGCGCCGTCAGTGACGTGTCCGCCACGCACAACTGCTGGGCCTACCGGATCGGCGACGCGTACCGGTTCAACGACGACGGCGAACCCGGCGGCACGGCAGGGCGTCCCATCCTGCAGGCCATCGACGGTCAGGGCTACGACCGGGTCGCGGTGGTCGTCACGCGCTGGTACGGCGGCATCAAGCTCGGCGCTGGCGGTCTGGTGCGCGCCTACGGCGGTGCCGCGGCAGAATGCCTGCGCCTGGCGCCCCGCTTGCCCATCGTCGCCACCGGACACCTCGTCATGCACTGCGAGTTCGCCGATCTGGCGATCGTGACCGCCCGGCTGCGCGACATGGGCGCCACCGTGGAACGGGAGATCTTCACGGCCGACGGCGCGGAACTCGACGTGAGCGCCCCGCTGGACGACCTGGACGCCATCGCGGCGCGGGTGATCGATCTGTCCCGTGGGAAAATACGACCACGGCGGCCCTAG
- the pdeM gene encoding ligase-associated DNA damage response endonuclease PdeM, producing the protein MMTRDIEVAGERLTLHAQRAIHWAATRTLLVSDLHLGKGAVFRRAGIAVPSGDTEGDLARLDALIAEFAPERLTVLGDLVHGAATERSAWVERVRAWRQRHADVAIELIAGNHDRHFDVASLGILVRPGKVSAPPFVFAHHPEKHTEGYTLSGHVHPGVTVRDGWRRHRLPAFVFDRDVGMLPAFGTLTGLHDVERASGRRIVAVTPAGLLPVTER; encoded by the coding sequence ATGATGACGCGCGACATCGAAGTGGCCGGCGAGCGCCTGACCTTGCACGCACAACGGGCGATCCACTGGGCCGCGACGCGGACATTGCTGGTTTCCGATCTTCACCTTGGCAAGGGCGCGGTGTTCCGGCGCGCCGGCATCGCCGTGCCCAGTGGCGACACCGAAGGCGATCTCGCGCGACTCGACGCCTTGATCGCCGAGTTCGCACCTGAGCGTCTTACGGTGTTGGGCGACCTCGTGCATGGCGCGGCGACGGAACGCAGCGCCTGGGTCGAGCGCGTGCGCGCATGGCGGCAACGCCATGCCGACGTGGCGATCGAACTGATCGCAGGCAACCACGACCGGCACTTCGACGTCGCTTCGCTGGGCATCCTGGTTCGCCCCGGCAAGGTATCCGCACCGCCGTTCGTCTTCGCGCATCACCCGGAGAAGCACACAGAGGGCTATACGCTGTCGGGGCACGTGCATCCGGGCGTGACGGTGCGCGATGGGTGGCGTCGCCATCGGCTTCCGGCCTTCGTCTTCGATCGCGACGTCGGCATGTTGCCGGCCTTCGGTACGCTGACGGGGCTGCACGACGTGGAACGCGCCAGCGGCCGGCGCATCGTGGCGGTCACCCCGGCCGGATTACTGCCCGTGACGGAGCGATAG
- a CDS encoding N(4)-(beta-N-acetylglucosaminyl)-L-asparaginase codes for MDRRRFLQGATVASGMALAAKGIAKTAPAASASSGVVPRVCSTWDFGVAANQAAWKVLSSGGRALDAVEQGARVPEADLRNHSVGRAGYPDRDGKVTLDASIMDEHGNCGAVAALEHIAHPISVARRVMERTPHVLLVGDGALQFAMEQGFPREELLTPESEKAWHEWLKTAKYKPVANSEVGTYNAGPGGTPGDASNHDTIGMLAIDAQGNLSGACTTSGMAWKLHGRVGDSPIIGAGLYVDNEVGGATSTGVGEEVIRNVGSFLVVELMRQGRSPEDACREAVERILRRKPNAKDLQVGFLAMDKKGNVGAWAIQKGFSYAVCDAKKQDTLIPGKSSY; via the coding sequence ATGGACCGCAGACGATTCCTCCAGGGGGCGACTGTCGCCTCGGGTATGGCGCTGGCCGCCAAGGGCATCGCGAAGACCGCGCCCGCCGCTAGCGCGTCGTCGGGCGTGGTGCCTCGCGTGTGCTCGACCTGGGACTTCGGCGTCGCGGCCAACCAAGCGGCATGGAAGGTGTTGTCCTCGGGCGGTCGCGCGCTGGATGCCGTGGAACAGGGCGCCCGCGTGCCGGAAGCCGATCTACGCAATCACAGCGTGGGTCGCGCGGGTTATCCCGATCGCGACGGCAAGGTGACGCTGGATGCCAGCATCATGGACGAGCACGGCAACTGCGGTGCCGTCGCAGCGTTGGAACATATCGCGCACCCCATTTCTGTCGCGCGTCGCGTCATGGAGCGCACACCGCACGTGCTTCTCGTCGGCGACGGCGCGCTGCAATTTGCCATGGAGCAAGGGTTTCCCCGCGAGGAACTGTTGACGCCCGAGTCCGAAAAGGCCTGGCACGAGTGGTTGAAGACGGCGAAGTACAAGCCGGTCGCCAACAGCGAGGTCGGTACGTATAACGCCGGCCCGGGCGGCACGCCTGGCGATGCCAGCAACCACGACACGATCGGCATGCTTGCCATCGATGCGCAGGGCAATCTCTCCGGCGCATGCACCACGAGCGGCATGGCCTGGAAGCTGCACGGCCGGGTGGGCGATAGCCCCATCATCGGTGCGGGCCTGTACGTCGACAACGAGGTCGGCGGCGCGACTTCCACCGGCGTGGGCGAGGAAGTGATCCGCAACGTCGGCAGTTTCCTCGTGGTGGAGCTGATGCGCCAGGGTCGTTCGCCGGAGGACGCCTGCCGCGAGGCCGTGGAGCGCATCCTTCGTCGCAAGCCCAACGCCAAGGATCTGCAGGTGGGCTTTCTCGCCATGGACAAGAAGGGCAACGTCGGTGCGTGGGCCATCCAGAAGGGCTTCTCGTACGCGGTCTGTGACGCGAAGAAGCAGGACACCCTGATCCCCGGCAAGAGCAGCTACTGA
- a CDS encoding ATP-dependent DNA ligase, which yields MRRFAELFEALDRTASTAAKRDAMASYFAEARPEDAAWAVYVLGGGKLKRTATATELRLALAAETGYADWLIDESYQHVGDLAETVALMLPASEAAEGDTPLHVWMEARLPSLSRLETSERVEMLREWWRSLPREQVFLVNKLLTGSLRVGVSHRLVVQALAQWAALPSDLMAHRLSGTWKPSATAFLALAEPERADEHAGERPYPFFLASPLEQEVTALGAVNEWLAEWKWDGIRAQLMRRAGGAVLWSRGEERLDGRFPEIELAAIDLPEGCVVDGEILAWMLDEDHPLPFAALQKRIGKLKPGAKLLADTPVRLMTYDLLEWEGQDLRERPLVERRARLAALIEGRGPTLMLSPSVETTTWDALAAVRGESRERRTEGLMLKKLDSPYRVGRKRGDWWKWKVDPYTVDAVLLYAQPGHGRRSGLFTDYTFGVWDGEALVPVAKAYSGLDDSEIGRLDRWIRAHTIERFGPVRSVEPTHVFELAFEAIQASGRHKAGVAVRFPRIIRWRTDLSIRDADKLDDLRRLASG from the coding sequence ATGCGCCGCTTCGCTGAGTTGTTCGAAGCGCTCGATCGCACGGCATCCACCGCCGCCAAGCGCGACGCGATGGCGAGCTATTTCGCGGAGGCACGCCCCGAGGATGCCGCCTGGGCGGTCTACGTGCTTGGCGGTGGCAAGCTCAAGCGCACGGCGACCGCCACCGAACTGCGCCTCGCGCTCGCCGCGGAAACCGGCTACGCGGACTGGTTGATCGACGAGAGCTACCAGCACGTCGGCGACCTCGCGGAAACGGTTGCCTTGATGCTGCCCGCGTCGGAGGCGGCCGAAGGCGACACACCGTTGCATGTCTGGATGGAGGCGCGTCTGCCGTCGTTGTCACGTCTGGAGACATCGGAGCGCGTGGAGATGTTGCGCGAATGGTGGCGATCGCTGCCGCGCGAACAGGTCTTCCTGGTCAACAAGCTGCTGACCGGATCGTTGCGCGTCGGCGTCTCGCATCGGCTCGTCGTACAGGCCCTGGCGCAATGGGCGGCGTTGCCTTCCGATCTCATGGCGCATCGCCTCAGCGGCACCTGGAAGCCGTCGGCCACAGCGTTTCTCGCGTTGGCAGAACCGGAGCGTGCCGACGAGCACGCGGGCGAACGCCCTTACCCGTTCTTTCTCGCGTCGCCGCTCGAACAGGAGGTGACGGCACTGGGTGCGGTCAATGAATGGCTGGCCGAATGGAAATGGGACGGGATCCGCGCACAGTTGATGCGTCGTGCTGGCGGCGCCGTGCTGTGGTCACGCGGTGAGGAAAGGCTCGACGGACGCTTTCCGGAAATCGAGCTGGCAGCCATCGATCTGCCCGAGGGTTGCGTGGTGGATGGCGAAATCCTTGCCTGGATGCTCGATGAAGATCATCCGCTGCCTTTCGCCGCTTTGCAGAAGCGCATCGGCAAACTCAAACCCGGTGCCAAGTTGCTGGCCGACACGCCCGTGCGACTGATGACCTACGACCTGCTCGAATGGGAAGGCCAGGATCTGCGCGAGCGTCCGCTCGTCGAGCGTCGCGCACGACTGGCTGCGCTGATCGAAGGACGGGGACCGACCTTGATGCTCTCGCCCTCGGTGGAAACCACTACCTGGGACGCACTCGCCGCGGTGCGCGGCGAATCGCGCGAGCGACGCACCGAAGGCTTGATGCTGAAAAAGCTGGATTCCCCGTACCGCGTGGGACGCAAGCGCGGCGACTGGTGGAAGTGGAAAGTCGATCCGTACACGGTCGATGCCGTGCTGCTCTATGCGCAACCGGGCCACGGTCGCCGCTCGGGACTCTTCACCGACTACACCTTCGGCGTGTGGGACGGTGAAGCACTGGTGCCGGTCGCGAAGGCGTACTCGGGCCTCGACGACAGCGAGATCGGTCGGCTCGACCGGTGGATCCGCGCCCACACGATCGAACGCTTCGGGCCAGTGCGATCGGTAGAACCCACGCATGTATTCGAACTCGCCTTCGAGGCCATCCAGGCTTCGGGGCGCCACAAGGCCGGCGTTGCGGTGCGCTTTCCGCGCATCATCCGCTGGCGTACCGATCTGTCGATCCGCGATGCCGACAAGCTCGACGACCTCCGCCGCCTGGCGTCGGGCTGA
- a CDS encoding ligase-associated DNA damage response DEXH box helicase encodes MPTSSTTSAAWRRAEARLLAWFASQGRRPAAFQRAAWRAWHEGRNGLVHAPTGTGKTLAAAGGPLIDAALHPRSGLQLLWITPLRSLATDTAQHLNAAVQAMDLPWRVLRRTGDSGSAERARLRRGACELLVTTPESLALLLSYPDANTRFAGLRGIVVDEWHELVGNKRGTLLQLGLTRLRHWLPELRTWGLSATLGNLDEALHALAGDGVLIGSRTKKRTIVETAVPASGERFPWAGHLGLSQLPRVLDAVLSARSSLVFANTRSQAELWHEALSSVWPEAPETLALHHGSIDPKLRFATEEGLRLGTLRCVVATSSLDLGVDFASVERVIQIGSPKSVARLLQRAGRSGHQPGMPSRILCVPTHLLELAEVSAARRALAEGHLEPRHPMRGCLDVLAQHLLTMALGGGFTADEAYAEITSSLAYAQLPRDRFDAVLAYLRTGGSALASYPEYQKLVETEGRYQVESGRIARMHRLSIGTITSDGSLQVRYMKGARLGSVEESFLSRLRPGDRFLFAGRHLELVRVRDMTAYVRAAPNRRGGVPRWMGGRLPLSGELSDELRRTLAGEDDSVEMRALAGLLDVQRRQSSIPGLDQTLCERTRTREGDYLFVFPFGGRLAHEGLAAVLAYRLARIQPGDYGYAVNDYGLTLTAARMPPLDAEVMRQLLHPWGLRTDIRASVNLSELARRQFREIARVAGLVFNGYPAHGKTLRQLQASSGLLFDVLRRHDPAHPLLWQAEREVLDQQLDYSRLRACLLRVSRSQLLWRETKRLSPLAFPLWVERLRGGIAGDDWKTRVERMLATLEAGADA; translated from the coding sequence ATGCCGACAAGCTCGACGACCTCCGCCGCCTGGCGTCGGGCTGAAGCGCGCCTGCTGGCGTGGTTCGCCTCACAGGGACGCCGCCCTGCGGCGTTCCAGCGCGCAGCGTGGCGTGCGTGGCACGAAGGCCGGAACGGCCTCGTCCACGCGCCCACGGGCACCGGCAAGACGCTTGCAGCCGCTGGCGGCCCGCTCATCGACGCCGCGCTGCATCCACGCAGCGGCTTGCAGTTGCTCTGGATTACCCCGTTGCGTTCGCTGGCGACCGACACCGCGCAGCATCTCAACGCTGCGGTGCAGGCGATGGACCTGCCCTGGCGCGTGCTGCGCCGGACCGGGGACAGCGGCAGTGCAGAGCGTGCGCGCTTGCGCCGTGGGGCGTGCGAACTGCTGGTCACCACGCCAGAAAGCCTGGCCCTGCTGCTCAGCTACCCGGACGCGAATACGCGTTTCGCCGGGCTGCGCGGCATCGTCGTCGACGAATGGCACGAACTGGTCGGCAACAAGCGCGGTACCTTGCTCCAGCTTGGCCTTACCCGTCTACGCCACTGGCTTCCCGAGCTACGCACCTGGGGCCTTTCGGCCACACTGGGCAACCTCGACGAAGCGTTGCACGCACTGGCCGGCGACGGTGTGTTGATCGGCTCGCGCACGAAGAAGCGGACGATCGTCGAGACGGCCGTACCCGCCAGCGGCGAACGGTTTCCTTGGGCGGGACATCTTGGTCTGTCACAACTGCCACGCGTGCTCGACGCGGTGCTAAGCGCACGCAGCAGCCTTGTCTTTGCGAACACGCGCTCGCAGGCCGAGCTGTGGCACGAAGCGCTGTCGTCGGTATGGCCGGAAGCGCCCGAGACGCTCGCACTGCATCACGGCTCGATCGATCCCAAGCTGCGCTTCGCCACCGAGGAAGGCCTGCGCCTCGGGACGCTGCGCTGCGTCGTTGCGACATCGAGTCTCGATCTCGGCGTCGATTTTGCCAGCGTGGAACGCGTCATCCAGATCGGTAGCCCCAAGAGCGTGGCGCGCCTGCTACAACGCGCGGGGCGTAGCGGTCATCAGCCCGGCATGCCGTCGCGCATTCTCTGCGTCCCGACGCACTTGCTCGAATTGGCAGAGGTCTCCGCGGCGCGGCGCGCACTCGCCGAAGGGCATCTGGAGCCTCGCCACCCCATGCGCGGCTGTCTCGACGTACTCGCCCAGCACCTGCTCACGATGGCCCTCGGCGGCGGATTCACCGCCGACGAAGCATACGCCGAGATCACGTCGTCACTCGCGTACGCGCAACTGCCGCGGGATCGTTTCGACGCCGTGCTGGCTTACCTGCGCACCGGCGGATCGGCGCTCGCGAGCTATCCGGAGTATCAAAAGCTGGTGGAGACCGAGGGTCGTTATCAGGTCGAAAGTGGGCGCATCGCACGCATGCACCGGTTGTCGATCGGAACCATCACTTCCGACGGCAGTCTGCAAGTACGCTACATGAAGGGCGCGCGGCTCGGCTCGGTCGAGGAAAGTTTTCTCTCTCGGTTGCGCCCTGGCGATCGCTTCCTGTTTGCCGGTCGCCATCTGGAACTGGTCCGCGTGCGCGACATGACGGCGTATGTGCGCGCGGCGCCGAACCGGCGTGGCGGCGTTCCGCGCTGGATGGGCGGCCGTCTGCCGCTGTCCGGCGAGCTGTCCGATGAATTGCGCCGCACCTTGGCCGGTGAGGATGACTCCGTGGAAATGCGTGCACTGGCCGGGCTGCTCGACGTACAACGAAGGCAATCGTCCATTCCGGGCCTCGATCAGACACTCTGCGAGCGCACGCGGACGCGCGAGGGCGATTACCTTTTCGTGTTTCCGTTTGGGGGGAGACTGGCCCATGAAGGTCTCGCCGCCGTGCTTGCGTATCGCCTGGCCCGTATCCAGCCGGGCGACTACGGCTATGCGGTGAACGACTATGGGCTGACGTTGACGGCCGCGCGCATGCCGCCGTTGGATGCCGAGGTCATGCGTCAGCTGCTGCATCCTTGGGGTCTGCGCACGGACATCCGCGCCAGCGTCAATCTGTCCGAACTGGCGCGGCGGCAGTTCCGCGAGATCGCCCGTGTGGCGGGCCTCGTCTTCAACGGCTATCCAGCTCACGGTAAAACGCTGCGCCAGTTGCAGGCGTCCAGCGGCTTGCTGTTCGACGTACTGCGCCGGCACGATCCTGCGCACCCGCTGCTGTGGCAGGCCGAACGCGAAGTGCTCGACCAGCAACTGGATTATTCGCGACTGCGTGCCTGCCTGCTGCGCGTCTCGCGCTCGCAGTTGCTCTGGCGCGAAACGAAGCGACTGAGTCCGCTGGCGTTTCCGCTCTGGGTCGAACGGCTGCGTGGCGGGATTGCCGGCGACGACTGGAAAACCCGCGTGGAGCGGATGCTAGCCACACTGGAAGCGGGAGCCGACGCATGA